From the Streptomonospora nanhaiensis genome, the window GGCTGGCCGTGGGCGACGAGCGCCGCGCCGTTCCGGAGCTGCGCCTGCTGGTGGGCCAGCATCCGCTGCACGAGCGCTTCTGCGAGCAGCTCATGCTCGCGCTGTACCGCTGCGGCCGCCAGGGCGAGGCGCTGGAGCTGTTCCACCGCACCCGCCGCCTGCTCAACGCCGAGCTGGGCCTGGAGCCTGGGCTGCCGCTCCAGCGCCGCTACTCCGAGATCCTCAACCACGACCCGGCGCTGGCGCCCGCCGGCTGAGGCCGGCCCGGCGCCCCGCCGCACCACCACGGGCCCGCACCCCGCGCGCAGCCGCGCTCCGGGGGCGGGCCCGCGCCTGTTCGCCTGCCGCGGCGGCCGCCCTGGGGGCCGCCGCGGCACGGTTCCATCGGGGGCGGGCGCCCGGCGCACGCCCCGGGGGCGCCGGGCTTCCCGCCCGCGCGGGGCCGGCGGGCGCCGGCCCGGGGCGCGGGGCCGCCCGGCGGGCGGTGCGCCGGCCATCGTCGCCGCCGCCCCTGACACGGCGCTGACCGCCGCCTGACCCTCTCTAGGCTGCGGCGATGCGCCCGCGGAGGCGTCAGCCCGGCGTCAGCGGCGTGTCAACCGGCGATCAGCGCGCTCGGAGAGACTCAAAGCGCGACTCGCCGGACCGCCGACCGGCCGCGGGCCCGCGATCCCAGCCGCCGTGCCGCCGTAAGGAGCGCGCGACCATGACCGCACACCGCAGTTCCCCCCACTCCGCCGGCCGCCGGCGGCCCCCCGGCCGGGCGGGCGCGCGATGACCCGCGCCGCCGTGCTCGCCGGGGTGGGCTCCTACCTGCCCCCGCGCCGTGTGACCAACGACGACCTGGCCGCCGCCATGGACACCAGCGACTCCTGGATCCGCACGCGCACCGGGATCCGGCAGCGGTTCTTCGCCTCCGAGGGCATGGCCACCTCCGACCTCGCCGTCGAGGCCGGCGCCCAGGCGCTGAAGTCGGCCGGCGAGACCACCGCCGACGCCGTGGTGGTGGCCACCATGACCCCCGACCGCCCCTGCCCGGGCACCGCGCCGACGGTGGCCACCCGGCTGGGGCTGGGCGGCGCCATGGCCTTCGACATCAACGCCGTGTGCACGGGGTTCGTCTACGGGCTGGCCACCGCGCAGGGCCTGATCACCGCGGGCACGGCCGAACGCGTGCTGCTGATCGGCGCCGAGACCCACTCCAGCGTCCTCAACCCCGACGACCGCTCCACCTCGGTCATCTTCGGCGACGGCGCGGGCGGGGTGCTGCTGCGCGCGGGCGAAGCCGACGAGCTGGGCGCGCTGGGCCCCACGGTGCTGGGCAGCGACGGCGAGGGCGCCGACCTGATCACGGTGCGCGCCGGCGGCTCGCGCCAGCGGCTGTCGGGCAGCCCGCCCGGCCCCGCCGACCACTACTTCGCCATGCAGGGCAGGGCGGTGTTCTGGCACGCCGTGACCCGCATGGCCGAGTCCTGCCGGGCGGTGCTGGAGCGCGCCGGCCGGCGGCTGGACGAGGTGGACCGGCTGGTCAGCCACCAGGCCAACCTGCGGATCATCAACCACCTCGCCGACGAGCTGGGCGTCCCCCGCGACCGGGCGCTCGTCAACATCGACCGCGTCGGCAACACCGGCGCGGCCTCCATCCCGATCGCGCTCGCCGAGGCCGACGCCGAGGGAGTGCTGCGCGCGGGCGAGCACGTCCTGCTCACCGCCTTCGGCGGCGGGCTGACCTGGGGCTCGACCGTGCTGACCTGGCCGGGGCTGCAGCGGACCTGACCCGGCCCGCCCCGGCCGCGCCGCGCCACGCGGCCGGCCTCGACCACGCAACACCCAACCAACGAGGAGCCTGGACCATGAGCACGACCACGACCTACGACCAGCTTGTCGACATCCTGGTCACCCGCTTCGAGGTGAGCCGCGAGGACATCTCCCCCGACGTCACGTTCGAGGACCTGGAGATGGACTCCCTGTTCCTGGTGGAGCTGCTGCTGGTCATCCAGTCCGAGATGGGCGTGACCATCAGCGAGGACTCCGCGTCGCCCAGCGACACCGTGGGCCAGGCCGCCAAGCTCATCGAGGCCGCGACCGCGGCGGCGGGATCGTGAGGCGCCCCGACGTCGCGGTGACCGGGCTGGGCCTGGTCACCGCGGCGGGGATCGGCACCGCCGCCAGCTGGGCGGGGGTGTGCTCGGGGGCCTCCGCGGCCGCCCGGAACCCCGAGCTGGCCGGGCTGCCGGTCGACATCTCGTGCACAGTCCCCGACTTCAGCCCCAACAAGCTGGTGGGCAAGCGGGCCTCGCTGATCTACGACCGGTTCGTGCAGATGGCGATCGTCGCCGCGCGCGAGGCGGTCGCCGACTCCGGCCTCGACCCCGCCACCTGGGACGGCGCCCGGGTGGGCGTGGTGCTGGGCTGCGGCATGGGTGGGCTGCGCAGCTACGACCAACAGCACAAGCGGATGCACGAGGTCGGCCCGCAGGCGGTGTCGGCCCTGCTCATCCCCATGATGATCCCCAACATGGCCGCCGGGCACCTGGCGCTGCAGTTCGGCGCCACCGGGCCCAACTTCGTGACCGCCACCGCGTGCGCCTCGGGCGCCACCGCGATCGGGTGCGCGCTGGGGCTGCTGCGCGACGGCACCTGCGACGTGGTGATCACCGGCGGGACCGAGGCCGGGGTCCTGCCGGTGGTGACCACCGGGTTCGCCCAGATGGGGGCACTGTCCACCAAGCGGCTCGACGCACCGCAGACGGCGTCGCGCCCCTTCGACGCCGACCGCGACGGGTTCGTGATCGGCGAGGGCAGCGGCATCCTGGTGCTGGAGCGCGCCGAGCACGCGCGGGCGCGGGGCGCGCGCGTGCACGCCCGGCTGGCGGGCTACGGCGCCTCCGACGACGCCCACCACATCACCGCCCCCGACCCCGAGGGCGTGGGCGTGACCCGCGCGCTCACGGCGGCCCTGGCCGACGCGGGGGTCTCCCCCGCCGACGTCGACCACGTCAACGCCCACGGCACCTCCACTCCGCTCAACGACGCCGCGGAGGCGCGGGTGCTGCGCCGGCTCATCGGCGACCGGGCGGCGGTGACCTCCACCAAGGGGGTAGTGGGGCACACGCTGGGCGCGGCCGGCGCGATCGAGGCGGTGTTCTCGGTCCTGGCCGTCGAGCACAGCACGGTGCCGCCCACCGCCAACCTGGAACACCAGGATCCCGAGATCGACCTCGACGTGGTTTCGGGGGCGGCGCGCGAGCACAAGTCGAATGTCGCGGTGAGCAACTCCTTCGGCTTCGGCGGACAGAACGCGGTTCTGGTTTTCACGTCGGCGGCCTAGCCGCCGACCGGCCGGAAGACGCGTGGACGCGGCGGGTGTGTAACACGACCGAAACACCCCGCCGCGTTCCCGTGCCGCACCGATGGAAAGGGAATCAAACTTTCCACTTGGCATCCGCATCCGGCCATTCCGGGAAAGCGAATTTGGCGACGAATATGCCGATTTCTCCGGTAACCGCGTATCGTATGATTCCGACACCGCGGCCGAATGGAGGAGGTCCCCACGTCCGCCTCGCGCTTTCCGCCGCACGCGGCCGCGGCCGGTTCGCACAGCCACCGTCGCGGACCGTTCGGGGGCACGGACAGCCGGTCCGGCGCCGCGCGCCGGGCGCACCGCGGCGGGGGGACGAGCGGGGACGAAGGGGCAGCAAGCGGCCACCCGGGCGATCGCGCCCAGCGGTTCGCTTGGGCACGACGAGCAGGCGGGGGCGGGCGCCGGGGCGCGGTACGCGGCCGGCGGTCCACGGACCGGGCGCGCGATGGGCGCCACCCTGATAAGGGGCGGCCGCCCGCGCGACCGAGCGCGCACCCCCCGAGGTCGGAGGGGCATGCCAGGCAACAGTAGGGCGAAGAGCGTACGCCGGGGGCTCCTGCGCAAGGCGCGCGGGCACTCCCACCGCGACCGCAAGGAGAGGGTGCTGGAGGCGTTCCGGTCCCGGCTGCTGACACTGGGCGGCGCCGTCCCCGACCCCAAGTCGATGGAGGAGGTCCTGCGCCAGGCCGACGCCGCGCTGGAGGACTGCTTCGCCAGTGTGCGCAGCGGCACCGTCATCATCGACCACGGCAGCATCCCCCGCCGGTCGATGTCGCAGGACCGCGCCGACTGCGCCGAGCTCGACACCGCCGAGGTGCTGCGGGTCACCGACATCCTGTTCCAGGTCGCCTCCGAGGCCGCCACCGAACTGTTCCGCGACGAGCCCGACGGCGTGCACGCCGTGGCGCTGTGGCTGCGCGCGCTGCACGAGAGCATCTCGGTGCGGGTGATCGGCCTCATCCAGGGCCACGACGGCGGCGTGCGCCGTCCCAGCCAGGAGATGCTGGCGGCCGACCGCCGCCGGCTGGCGCGCGACGTCCACGACTGGATCGGCAGCGGCATCAGCCTCGTGCACCGCAACCTCGACCTCTACGAGGTCTACAGCGAGCGCGGTTCGCCCGAGGCCCAGA encodes:
- a CDS encoding beta-ketoacyl-ACP synthase III; translation: MTRAAVLAGVGSYLPPRRVTNDDLAAAMDTSDSWIRTRTGIRQRFFASEGMATSDLAVEAGAQALKSAGETTADAVVVATMTPDRPCPGTAPTVATRLGLGGAMAFDINAVCTGFVYGLATAQGLITAGTAERVLLIGAETHSSVLNPDDRSTSVIFGDGAGGVLLRAGEADELGALGPTVLGSDGEGADLITVRAGGSRQRLSGSPPGPADHYFAMQGRAVFWHAVTRMAESCRAVLERAGRRLDEVDRLVSHQANLRIINHLADELGVPRDRALVNIDRVGNTGAASIPIALAEADAEGVLRAGEHVLLTAFGGGLTWGSTVLTWPGLQRT
- a CDS encoding acyl carrier protein, whose protein sequence is MSTTTTYDQLVDILVTRFEVSREDISPDVTFEDLEMDSLFLVELLLVIQSEMGVTISEDSASPSDTVGQAAKLIEAATAAAGS
- the fabF gene encoding beta-ketoacyl-ACP synthase II; amino-acid sequence: MRRPDVAVTGLGLVTAAGIGTAASWAGVCSGASAAARNPELAGLPVDISCTVPDFSPNKLVGKRASLIYDRFVQMAIVAAREAVADSGLDPATWDGARVGVVLGCGMGGLRSYDQQHKRMHEVGPQAVSALLIPMMIPNMAAGHLALQFGATGPNFVTATACASGATAIGCALGLLRDGTCDVVITGGTEAGVLPVVTTGFAQMGALSTKRLDAPQTASRPFDADRDGFVIGEGSGILVLERAEHARARGARVHARLAGYGASDDAHHITAPDPEGVGVTRALTAALADAGVSPADVDHVNAHGTSTPLNDAAEARVLRRLIGDRAAVTSTKGVVGHTLGAAGAIEAVFSVLAVEHSTVPPTANLEHQDPEIDLDVVSGAAREHKSNVAVSNSFGFGGQNAVLVFTSAA
- a CDS encoding sensor histidine kinase, which translates into the protein MPGNSRAKSVRRGLLRKARGHSHRDRKERVLEAFRSRLLTLGGAVPDPKSMEEVLRQADAALEDCFASVRSGTVIIDHGSIPRRSMSQDRADCAELDTAEVLRVTDILFQVASEAATELFRDEPDGVHAVALWLRALHESISVRVIGLIQGHDGGVRRPSQEMLAADRRRLARDVHDWIGSGISLVHRNLDLYEVYSERGSPEAQTRFTMARKALNDLMDDARRLVAELRTYRANGDIAEKLRMFARCALPETKFDVRINGDEALVPRHQREELFVIIRECIRNVDKHADASRASVVVEIMPETVSVVVEDNGVGFAVEDPPGPADPTGGHGLISMRERVEQLGGDIKIGSGPMEGTRVELTVPLPWAQRTAS